A stretch of DNA from Candidatus Deferrimicrobium sp.:
GCACCGTTGCGATCCTCGCGGCGGGGATCTCGCGGGTGGCGTTCGCGATGGAGGACCCCAACCCGGCCGTTTCCGGCCGCGGAGCGAAGCGGCTTCGCGACGCCGGTCTCGTCGTGCACCACGGGTTGATGGAGGCGGAGGCCCGGGAACTCAACCGCGGGTTCTGTCGGTGGGTCGTCACGGGGAAGCCGTTCGTCACGCTGAAGTTGGCCGTCTCCCTCGACGGCCAGATCGCGGCCGCCGGCGGCGATTCCCGATGGATCACGGGCGAGGCGGCGCGACGGCGCGTGCACCGGATGCGTTCCGCCG
This window harbors:
- the ribD gene encoding bifunctional diaminohydroxyphosphoribosylaminopyrimidine deaminase/5-amino-6-(5-phosphoribosylamino)uracil reductase RibD; this translates as MTSRPEFPGAGFMRRALRLARKGAGRTAPNPAVGAVVVRGGRVVGEGYHRAAGLPHAEIEALRRAGSAARGADLYVSLEPCDHHGRTGPCTVAILAAGISRVAFAMEDPNPAVSGRGAKRLRDAGLVVHHGLMEAEARELNRGFCRWVVTGKPFVTLKLAVSLDGQIAAAGGDSRWITGEAARRRVHRMRSA